In a single window of the Helicobacter felis ATCC 49179 genome:
- the thrB gene encoding homoserine kinase, which translates to MVVSVPATSANLGPGFDCLGLSLDLKNRFSVVPSTFTSIKIQGEGEGYSKFLVDNIFVKLFKARLQKEGIEENFEFLFQNTIPISRGLGSSSAIVVGALSAVEHYLRGHLDKETILETSLIYEPHADNITPAIFGGFNVATLERVAGNTPSKKVHHLRTSIPSYLKAVMVIPAHTISTKISRQALPKRCSHHDASYNVAHASLLCMAFMQERWDLLRVASKDRLHQDGRMKLYPVLYGVQKLALENGALMSTLSGSGSSFFNLCYAEEARHLHKKLQEKYYNFRVLTLDFDNQGVQVAD; encoded by the coding sequence TTGGTTGTCAGTGTGCCTGCCACAAGCGCGAATTTGGGACCGGGGTTTGATTGTTTGGGCCTGAGTTTGGATCTTAAGAATCGTTTTAGTGTCGTGCCATCTACTTTTACAAGTATTAAAATTCAGGGCGAAGGTGAGGGCTACTCTAAATTTCTGGTGGATAATATTTTTGTCAAACTTTTTAAGGCAAGACTTCAAAAAGAGGGCATAGAGGAGAATTTTGAGTTTCTCTTCCAAAACACTATCCCTATTTCTAGGGGGCTTGGGAGCAGTTCAGCCATCGTGGTTGGAGCTTTAAGCGCGGTTGAGCATTATTTGCGTGGCCACCTAGATAAAGAGACAATCTTAGAAACAAGCCTTATTTATGAGCCCCACGCAGATAATATCACTCCGGCAATTTTTGGAGGTTTCAATGTGGCAACTTTAGAGAGAGTCGCAGGGAACACGCCCTCAAAAAAAGTCCACCACTTGCGCACCTCTATCCCTAGCTACCTTAAGGCCGTGATGGTGATTCCTGCGCACACAATTTCAACTAAAATATCGCGCCAAGCTTTGCCCAAGCGTTGTTCCCATCATGATGCTAGTTACAATGTAGCGCATGCAAGTCTGCTATGCATGGCCTTCATGCAAGAGAGATGGGATCTTTTGCGCGTGGCCTCTAAGGATCGCTTGCATCAAGATGGACGCATGAAGCTTTACCCTGTGCTCTATGGAGTGCAGAAATTGGCGTTAGAAAATGGCGCATTGATGAGCACCCTATCAGGGAGTGGATCGTCTTTTTTTAATCTCTGCTATGCTGAGGAAGCGCGCCATTTGCATAAAAAATTACAG
- a CDS encoding putative glycoprotease family protein produces MLTTKEGHKPCALVVLSLESPVQMGVYVEGKLTQAFESSEKASVALAALSAQAIAWCTSYKLNLEAIFYATGPGSFSAMKLTHVFLHTLSVAQNIPLFGALGFVFNAYQPIKAFGKNYYCYKHGQITLCVLEEATTTPMQLPDFLDPKLFAKNPKPLYLLPPV; encoded by the coding sequence TTGCTTACAACTAAGGAAGGACATAAACCTTGTGCGCTCGTAGTGCTCTCTTTAGAGAGTCCTGTGCAAATGGGGGTTTATGTTGAGGGCAAATTGACTCAGGCTTTTGAAAGTTCAGAGAAAGCGAGTGTGGCACTCGCAGCTTTGAGCGCGCAGGCGATCGCTTGGTGCACTTCTTACAAATTAAATTTAGAAGCTATCTTTTATGCAACAGGTCCGGGGAGTTTTAGCGCTATGAAACTTACCCATGTTTTTCTGCATACTTTATCGGTGGCACAAAATATCCCTCTCTTTGGCGCATTGGGTTTTGTCTTTAATGCTTACCAACCTATTAAAGCTTTTGGGAAAAACTATTATTGTTACAAGCATGGGCAAATTACCCTTTGTGTGTTAGAGGAGGCAACGACAACTCCTATGCAACTCCCTGACTTTTTAGATCCTAAGTTGTTTGCAAAAAATCCAAAACCTCTCTATCTTTTACCTCCTGTTTAG